ATtgattttgtgcaaagaaaagaTGATCTGATTGAAGTTGAGACATTACTTTACTCCGTGCATTACATGGCTTGCCTTCATCCCTCTGATCCTAATATAAATTGATTTACCATAACTAAAAAATCTTTTTAGAAAGTGAAACATTTTCTTCTGAACGTATGccgtttttaattttacatttttggggggGATAAACTGCATCATGAAATATAATCGTATACGGCTAACTGAAATTATAGCTACAATTAGCTTCAAGCTACACGTGACAAGTAATGAGGTTAATTGTCACTTAAAAGTCCCTATTAtcattggttacactttattttataatgtgtGATTTATAGTGCATGCTGGCATCTTCTCAGTGGCTCAGGTGACTGCAGGGCAAGATCTCTGGTGTATGAGCGAGTAGCAGGTTACTGGAAAAACAGTGATGTGATAACATATGTCACTGCCAGTTCCTGGAGAGCGTTGGATGGAGGGGCATCATAGGGGGTATGTTTGTGATGTGATGTCACCAACCAACACTGAAAATGTTCACTGCAGGTTGAATCCGTGCTTAGTATGTGGATTTGCTGGAGGTGACACATCAGAACACTAGGATGCATTTGGTACAGATTAGGGGCAGCTGAGATGGATTATTAGTGTGAAAAATGACTCTAAAATGGAATTATGGGATGTCTGGCTGGCAAAGAACAGACCCTGCAAGCTGTTAGACCTCCAGCTTCTCTCAGCAGGAGATACTCACAGACATGACCACAGACGCCTACTGCAACAACAGCCAACAGGCCAAAATATTACCCTACACACCaacagacaagaaaacatttcttcATAATGTTTTAGAGATCTACCTGGAGCAGTTACAAAATAGAGATGAACAGTGATGCACcaatgttcatatgttcatatgtTTTATCTACACATATTTACTCACAAATTTCCATATAAAGCAAAAACTTGATAAATCTTATTCCCATTTTGTTAGTAGACCTTTCTCTCACAAAGGTTCCTCAATGCAAAGCCAGCCTTTCAGGTTGTCAGATCCTTGTTTTCCATCAAGGTTCACAAAGGTAGAGGTGACACGGTTCCTTTCTGTGGTATCTGGCAAAGTTGGCAACCaaatgctttttgatcattaattCATGGCAGTTTCCCGCCTGTTTTGCTAAGTGGTCTCCCTATGTGACTATAACTTGAATCGAGATGTTCGCAGAATTGAATTCATCTGCCtataagtaaaaaagaaaaattgttataataaaaacagctGGGCTGATATTAAAATGGATGAGCCGCTGCTGGTAATACCTGCAACCTCAAATATATGTAAAACTTTTATCCAGAGTATTTACAGGAAATCACCTAAAGCGCTTTCAGAATAGatcaaaatataatcatatatttgTGTCTTTCCATTTCAGATGAAGGAATCCATTCACCAGCGCAGCCTCGCTTTCCGAGCCATTATTCAACTACAAAGCAAACCATATTCATCATTGTGTTTTAATCACATCAAAAAGAAATATAGTGCTACCCCAGGGTGCTGGCAGGAATATGGAGTCCTCCATGATGTTATTGTTTCCAGCACTGCCAAACAATCTCAAAAATTGACttagaataaatgtatttttaatatgatAACTCAACCCTTGTGAATACAGAGGCACTCTGTCAATTGTTCTTGCCGTATGCGTTGCTTTACAGATGTAATGCGGGAGTGCTTGTGATATAGCGATATTAAACCTGCGAGCGCTGCCTTTCAAACTTTGTTCCGGCTTTCTGGATAACATTCTCTTTCCTTCAGCTTAACTAAATGCTCTAACAGATGAGATGAATGCATTGGTTTACAAAGTCAGCGCGTTACTGCAAATGCTTCGTGTGTTCCTCGCGCTGTTAAGATGCGCGCTAATCAGATCTCGGATGCACTTTTCTTGCACTTTATATTAATGTGATTCCAGCTCAGTGCTGTTTAAGGAATATACCTGCACCTACATGAAATAATGCAATCAGACAGAAAAGAACACATGAGCAGATTACGAGTGGAATAGACTGGGGCTAGTCGTCTCACAATGGGATGTCGTCAAAAAGGCAAAAACTCCAATTGCGCTTGTTTTTCTGTAGTGAGTTTGTAAACACCTagttcaaacatgcataaattagAGTACATTTAGTCAGTTTTGTTCCTCCAAACATCATCGCATCATAAATTCCCAACATGCTATTTTTATAGTAGCTGCTGGGTAAAGAAGTGAACACAATAACAGATCATTTTGGTCTAAAAAGCCTATATTAGGCACTCTAATGGCTGATTCGCCTTGACAACTTACTCCAAAAAAGTGTGATGACATGCTTTAATATTGATTATATGAACCTCAATTTTTCTTGGAAATCAACAATTTCCAGTTACATGTTTTTATAGTCAATACTTAAAGGTATGCACCAATGCAGATTTGACCTTTCACAATTAACCTTCCCTGAGAAATATTCACTGGAGTGAGTGTGACAGCTCGCCCAGACCTCGCTCGCATGCTTTTCTTTCTATCGTAGGCATTTCTAACTGTATTTGGGTCTGTTAACCTGCTGGACACAGGGAATTATTATAATGCTCAGCTCGATTCGCTTCACCAATCATCAGAATTGGTATTCCTTCCCATTACGATAAACAAGGCGTATTGTTTTTTGTCTCCAGGTGTGCTAAATTATTCACAGTCTTTCATGTAAATAAGCAAACAAGCCTTGGCATCCAAAGACAATGTGAGGTGGCATGTCTTAATTAGCCAATCATCCGTCAGCACACCATTATCCGTGCGTCAGGCACTCTTATTGAATGTGGCGTGCGACGACAGCGGGCTTGTGTTTCGTTTGTGGCGAGCGATGCGAGTTATTTGCGCGGCGAGGACTGTAGTTGCTAAGGGACGCCGAGGCTCCTAATGATCCTTTCAATTAAAGAGGAGCCCTGAGGCTGTAGCGCAGCTGTCTGTTTCAAACGCCTCCTCTCTTAATGCTCAGCATGCACCAGTGTTTAAGTCAATATTATTTTAGAGACTACCTCCCATCTATTATTAAGTAAATTGAGCCATCAGCGTCTTTGGCCGTTTTGAACCCTAAATGAAATCTATTTGCCAAAGGCCTGGAGGACTGTCGGTGTGTAATGCAATAATACACATGGATGCCGTGCTTGTTAGGAGAATGAATAATAACTGCACAAATAATTCACCCTTAAATCGGAAGATCAGTGTTTCTCGACTGGTTTCGCATTGGAACACGGATGTTACATTTTGGATAATGTGATACacgcttaaaaataaaggttctttactggAATCTGTGGTTCCAAGAAGAACCttgaacatccatggaaccttatCTGTGCGCAAAAAGAAAATGCTCTTTAAATGATTCACAttcttcaatttttattttattttattttttataaaaaacggTTTGCTATAAAAGGTTCATAGCTGAACCCAGAATGGTTCTTCGGTATCAAAAACCTAATTTTGCGAGCTTAATCTTTAAGAGTGTCATGCCAAAATTGTTTGTGTACAAAAGGAAGAACTGATCTGCCATTCTGTAGTGGCAATGTGAACAGCCCGGCTCTCAATGACCCATAATTTGGCTCATCAGTGGCCTGTTAGTGCCTTCTCACTATGCAGGAAAACTCTCTCAGACCCCATCGATCTGCTCCAAATCAATGCTTTTAAAAGCCTTGCATAGCCTTTAGTTCAGAGCAAAAGAGTGCATGCTTCAAAACAGCCCACCTATATTGATTACGTGTGGAACAAAGGGAGTGTGAGCTTTTCACTCATTTGTTCTGGCTCTATATGAACTGTCCACAATTCATAGACCGAAACATACAGTGGGACAGAAGGCATTTTGCCCAAAAATTGTATTGTGTTATCAATGCGTCTTTTTTGGTGGCTATTTGAGTCATAACATTATAAGAATGTGTCATTTTTATCTACAAACTAGCTTTGAAGTCATTGGATTTAATTGTTCCTAATGTAGTATCAGATTTTGAAACCTTGCCATTTGAACAATtaggaactatatatatatatatcataaaaattACTGAAAGCAATAGGTCTTCTCTTTATAAGAGGTTAAACATTTATGCATTAAAGCATATTTAACGGCTGGCAACAGCAGAACTAGAGAAAAGATATTTAGGAACGAATGTATCAGCTGCATTCAGAACGCATTTTACAGCAATTACTAGAGATATTTTGTGTTTACACGTCTAGGAAAGAGGCCGAACGAAAACTCATCTCTAGCAGCCCCCAATCCCCCTTGTAAAGCAATAAAAAGATCAAATGACTGCGCTGAATGTGACATTGGTCACGAGATGATTGGATAGTTTGGATAGTTTCGCCGGAGCTTCTTCGGTTACAAAGCTTTGAATTCAGTGGATTGTGAAATAGCATTGCGTCCAGTATAAATATATAGCCGAACTTCGAATTTACTGGAGGGATTAGAGAGCTTTTCAAGTCCTCGCAGCCTCTTGTCATGGTTTTGTGTACACAAATGTTGTATTAGCGCTGTAAGCCACGGGCCCGGGTCGCCTCTCTGATGTTTGTTGATGTCGGACTCCTCTATTCCAGCAGAAATGAGCAATCTGTGGTAATCCTGTCTTTCTGGCAAAGAGTTTACTAAATTTCAAATTTACACGTTTAATACCTTTTAAAATGCTCTTTGAACATTTTTAGCCCCTCGCTGTTTCCGCATCACAGAGGAAAAAAAAGCAACACACATTTCATGAGAAGATGCTTTATGGAGCATAAATTTAATATCTCCTCCATTTAAGAGTACTGTCCCATAATCCCCCTGCAATAAATGTTGACTTGTGCTATTTAAATTTACAATTTATCCGCCGTATTATGGCCAGGAGGCGAGTGTTACAGTTATTGAGTCCATGTAGGTGTAGCACAGTTAGGAGCAAATCAGGAAGGCACTGCACACCATTCTGCAAACAACAGATGATAGAATAATCCATAATGGGTCAAAATACGTCTAAAGAATCTCTTGGATGCGATAACATTGCAGAAACTACATTTTCTTGACTGATGTCTTCAGACCAGGCAGAACATTTCTGATAGCAACCCTCATATAGTTCCTCTTAAAGCATATAAAACTCTCATatctatttcaacatttcttaataaaatgggtgtgatttatgtcttttgttttttaagtttaacGTGCATGATTTACTGCCCACACTGATTCTAGAATATGCATTGCCAAATTTGCTTGAAGATCCAAAATGGTCCAAGCAGACAGCAAAGATGGCACAGATGATCAATATGAGTGAAGATCAGTTATTACAAGGACGactgaaataatattaacagatgataggaattgcaaaacaaatgttttaaatgagtGCTTTGGCCTCTTGCACAAATATGCTATCTCACAATAAACGATAGATGTGTTAAGAAGAGAATGTTCTCTTTTAAATATaggcctataataataataataataaaaaaggtttatgCTTCGTGGAAAGCTCAGAAGAACGCTTTTCATTTGCTATTCGTCCAACATTTCAATGAAGAGGAAGTGAATAGAAGCTCTAAACATTCGGGCTCCGGGAGGTGAGCTCTCTGCACAGGTCCAGGGTCAGTCTGCTGTCTCTCGCTCTGGGGAACACAGTCTGCTTAATTCCGCTCAGGTGCGCCGGGCTCGAACCCTGCAGGTGTCCGAGCGCGCCATAGTTCGTGAAGCCCGCGTAGAAAGGAGATGTGTAGTAGAAGTGTCTGGGGGGAAACCCGGCGGGCGAGGACGCCCCTGACGGCCGTGACGCTTCGTCGCTCCTCTTATCCGACGTGGCGATCTCGGCCAGAGACCAGAGTTTGGGTTTGGGGGTCGGGTTCGCGGAGGGAACGACAGATGCGGGATCGCGGCTCTCACGGAGGGGCTTCTCGGTTCCGCTCTGCTCGTCTCGGGGAGAGGAGGTCGTGGGCACCGGAGACTCTGTCCGATGCTCCTCTTCTTCTCCACCGTCGATGATGACGCTGTCCGTCGCGTCCGGATCCTCCGTGCGGCTTTCCGTGCAGTCCTCGACCACTGCGATCAAATGATAACACCCTGATTAAtgacagaaacagacagatagCGTCTAGAATATTTGTAAATTAGCCAAAAGAttctagaatatatatatatatatatatatatatagctacgcTATTTTTCTCTAAATCGGTCAAAAAAGACAATAGCTAATAAATGTGAGAGGTTAAAGAACTTGTTTCCGAAAATTTGTCAGGAAAAAATAATGTCTAAGGATGTAAATTGTTTTCCTCCttttcctttcaaatatttttgaagttttattattaaaCCAACATTTTAACATGGTTATTTTGTTATGATGGGACATGAAAAACATAAAACTGTAAATGATAGTTTAAGACCCTCATAACGGGGTGTCAAgggcattatttaattatttgtttgttttaaaaaatatatttttaattccctTTTTTTCATAAACATGATTTCGACCATTTGGAAGCATATTAATATCCATGACTCCttaagctattattattattattattattattattattattattattattgaaaacaaaaGTCTTGTGCAGTGCATTGTGCAGTAATGCCATTGCATTGGGTACTTGAtggttaaactaaaataaatattccacTCGTTTGTCATCTGATTATTTGTGATCAACATTTGTTCAAATATAggctaatatatttatttaaaataaaaatgttaatacaatATCAGAACTATGCTATCAGTGCAAGCACGCGCATGCATGACACAAAGGGTCAGACTGAGCACCTGAATCTTCGGTCGTCTGTGCTCGATCTGTCTCGGCTGTTTTGAGCGGCTCGTCGTCCTCGTCGGTTTTCTCTAAATCAATGCTgtcctcctcatcttcatcctcgcTCCGGTTCCGTGGCGTCCACGTCATCTTATTCTCTTTTTTGAGTCTCCTGCGCGCGTTGGCGAACCAGGTGGACACCTGGGTGAGGGTCATCTTGGTGATTATGGCCAGCATGATCTTCTCTCCTTTGGTGGGGTAAGGGTTCTTCCGGTGTTCGCCGAGCCAGGCCTTCAGGGTGGCGGTGGCGTCTCGAGTGGCGTTCTTCCGGTAAGCGGGGTCTCCGAACGGGTACGGGCCCAGGGGACCGGCGTACGGGTGATAGCCCACAGAGCCGGTCATGCCTGGAGAAGGGTCATATGGGGAGCCCTGGGCAATGAATTAATAAAGATTACAATTTAGGGGGAAAAGCAGAGCACACTTTCTGTTTCCACGAGGATCCGCTTCTACTGATAACAATGTGAGGGCGCTTCTGGGATATTTCGTTATTAACTGTATTTTATAATAACAGCAGAATAATTAACTTTAATCGGAGTCAAAAGTTTCGATGTTTATTGATCTGATGAAGGCTAAATTTATATGaaagctcaacacacacacacacgcacatttaAGTAAGCGTgagtaataaaaatgaatacattatgAATATTCTATAGCTATATGAACAGAATGTAAATTCCGTGATTACCGAACACTATTCGTTAACTATGATTTAAAGGGTTGTGTTCATTTATGTAGCTATATATATTCAGAAGTTACGCTCAGTCAAAGCGCTTAACACGAGTGTAATTGACATATTTTCACAAATGTTTCATAGCCTATATTTAGCAAATAATAGCTAGTTCTTAAAACTTTTCGCTTAGGCGTCAAGAAAACACCTATATTTTTGTAGTGCAATAGCCTACATGAAAACTACTAATAGCGATAATAATGCCAACTGTGGGCACTGGCATGCTGACAGTCCTGATGTCATAATATGATAATCATAATAAAGCTCCAGACTGCTGAAGAATACATAAACCGTGCGCTTTATTACGAAGGAAACTCACCCCGTAGGAAGTGAAGGGGGCTGTGGGTTCGGGACTGTACCGGAGTGAGCTGAAGGCTGGGGACGCGTACGGGGCGAACGCAGATCCGCTGGAGGAGCGTCCCAGATCATCCGTGCGCGGTCCCGTGATCGCGCTGGAGCCGTACG
The sequence above is drawn from the Carassius gibelio isolate Cgi1373 ecotype wild population from Czech Republic chromosome B25, carGib1.2-hapl.c, whole genome shotgun sequence genome and encodes:
- the irx5b gene encoding iroquois-class homeodomain protein IRX-5b isoform X2 codes for the protein MAFPQGYLYHSSLSLYSCPPYGSSAITGPRTDDLGRSSSGSAFAPYASPAFSSLRYSPEPTAPFTSYGGSPYDPSPGMTGSVGYHPYAGPLGPYPFGDPAYRKNATRDATATLKAWLGEHRKNPYPTKGEKIMLAIITKMTLTQVSTWFANARRRLKKENKMTWTPRNRSEDEDEEDSIDLEKTDEDDEPLKTAETDRAQTTEDSVVEDCTESRTEDPDATDSVIIDGGEEEEHRTESPVPTTSSPRDEQSGTEKPLRESRDPASVVPSANPTPKPKLWSLAEIATSDKRSDEASRPSGASSPAGFPPRHFYYTSPFYAGFTNYGALGHLQGSSPAHLSGIKQTVFPRARDSRLTLDLCRELTSRSPNV
- the irx5b gene encoding iroquois-class homeodomain protein IRX-5b isoform X1, with the protein product MAFPQGYLYHSSLSLYSCPPYGSSAITGPRTDDLGRSSSGSAFAPYASPAFSSLRYSPEPTAPFTSYGGSPYDPSPGMTGSVGYHPYAGPLGPYPFGDPAYRKNATRDATATLKAWLGEHRKNPYPTKGEKIMLAIITKMTLTQVSTWFANARRRLKKENKMTWTPRNRSEDEDEEDSIDLEKTDEDDEPLKTAETDRAQTTEDSGCYHLIAVVEDCTESRTEDPDATDSVIIDGGEEEEHRTESPVPTTSSPRDEQSGTEKPLRESRDPASVVPSANPTPKPKLWSLAEIATSDKRSDEASRPSGASSPAGFPPRHFYYTSPFYAGFTNYGALGHLQGSSPAHLSGIKQTVFPRARDSRLTLDLCRELTSRSPNV